One segment of Gilliamella sp. ESL0441 DNA contains the following:
- the motA gene encoding flagellar motor stator protein MotA, with translation MLIIIGYIVVIASALLGYVLSGGYLAVLFQPLEFLIIGGTAIGAFIVSNEKKVIKKTLKALGQLFKSSKYNKNLYLTLINLMYTILTKIRQNGALSIEGDIDNPHESELFKQYPLILANPRILDFITDYMRLMISGNMNVYEIEALMSEEIETLEHELEKPVNAISSIGDGLPAFGIVAAVMGVINTLAQADRPASELGELIAHAMVGTFLGILLAYGFVSPLAALLKQRNADMTKILECTKVILIANMHDYAPQICIEFGRKMIFSDERPSFFELEKYIQEAKDKNANSNENN, from the coding sequence ATGCTAATCATAATTGGATATATTGTTGTTATCGCCTCTGCTTTGTTAGGTTACGTATTAAGTGGTGGTTACTTAGCGGTACTTTTTCAGCCGTTAGAATTTTTAATTATTGGCGGTACCGCTATTGGTGCTTTTATTGTCAGTAATGAAAAAAAAGTGATCAAAAAGACGCTTAAAGCATTAGGACAGTTATTTAAATCGTCTAAATATAATAAAAATCTATATTTAACCTTGATTAATTTGATGTACACCATTTTAACGAAAATCCGACAAAATGGCGCACTATCGATAGAGGGAGATATTGATAATCCACATGAAAGTGAATTGTTTAAGCAATATCCGCTTATTTTAGCCAATCCTCGAATTTTAGATTTTATCACTGATTACATGCGTCTGATGATTAGTGGCAATATGAATGTTTATGAAATCGAAGCCTTAATGAGTGAGGAAATTGAAACTTTAGAGCATGAACTTGAAAAACCCGTTAATGCTATTTCAAGTATTGGTGATGGTTTACCAGCTTTTGGTATCGTTGCTGCTGTTATGGGGGTAATCAATACTCTTGCTCAAGCCGATAGACCAGCAAGCGAATTGGGTGAGCTGATTGCACATGCAATGGTTGGAACATTTTTAGGTATATTACTGGCTTATGGGTTTGTATCGCCATTAGCGGCTTTATTAAAACAAAGAAATGCTGATATGACCAAAATACTTGAATGTACTAAAGTCATATTAATCGCCAATATGCACGACTATGCACCACAAATTTGCATTGAATTTGGTCGGAAAATGATATTTTCTGATGAACGCCCATCTTTCTTCGAATTAGAAAAATATATACAAGAAGCTAAAGATAAGAATGCCAACTCAAATGAAAACAATTAA
- the flhC gene encoding flagellar transcriptional regulator FlhC, with translation MRCTSIVQSYKEIQLAIRLISLGARIQMLESETNLSRGKLIKLYKEIQGCPPPKGLLPFSTTWFMTWEPNIHSSIFYNAYHFLVKHGTKPGIQSILKAYQLYLEQCPAHNEEPVLGLTRAWILVKFVESNVMQQSCCKECHGHFITHAYQPINSFVCSLCQPPSRAEKNQKTQKENHAKCLQVLSIPNNFDLASAKQVAS, from the coding sequence ATGAGATGTACAAGTATCGTTCAATCATATAAAGAGATTCAACTCGCTATTCGTTTAATTTCACTCGGTGCCAGAATTCAAATGCTTGAAAGTGAAACTAATTTAAGTCGAGGCAAATTAATTAAACTTTATAAAGAAATTCAAGGTTGCCCACCACCAAAAGGATTGTTACCGTTTTCAACAACGTGGTTTATGACATGGGAACCGAATATCCACTCAAGTATTTTTTATAATGCTTATCATTTTTTAGTAAAACATGGCACCAAACCTGGAATACAATCGATTTTAAAAGCTTATCAGCTCTATCTTGAACAATGTCCTGCTCATAATGAAGAGCCAGTATTAGGATTAACACGAGCTTGGATTTTAGTCAAATTTGTCGAAAGTAATGTAATGCAGCAATCTTGTTGTAAAGAGTGTCATGGTCATTTTATTACTCATGCTTACCAACCGATCAACAGTTTTGTTTGTAGCTTATGCCAACCACCATCAAGAGCAGAAAAAAACCAAAAGACACAAAAAGAGAATCACGCTAAATGTTTACAAGTATTATCAATTCCTAATAATTTTGATTTAGCGAGTGCAAAGCAGGTGGCGAGTTAA
- the flhD gene encoding flagellar transcriptional regulator FlhD translates to MLEDDILKCIHHLNLSTLLLSQRMLEKDKAMAMFRLGIDEETADAISNLTASQMLVLSETNQLTFQLRFENSDMIKKLTEDSRISDIKQMHTGILLSSLLLDSINK, encoded by the coding sequence ATACTAGAAGACGATATTCTTAAATGTATACATCATTTAAATCTTTCAACATTATTGTTAAGCCAACGAATGCTTGAGAAAGACAAAGCGATGGCGATGTTTAGATTAGGTATTGATGAAGAAACTGCTGACGCAATAAGTAATTTAACAGCATCACAGATGTTAGTGTTATCTGAAACAAATCAATTAACATTTCAACTACGATTTGAAAATTCAGATATGATTAAAAAACTGACTGAAGATTCTCGGATTAGCGATATTAAACAGATGCATACAGGAATTCTTTTATCTAGTTTACTGTTAGATTCAATCAATAAGTAG
- a CDS encoding RNA polymerase sigma factor FliA, producing MDDSLYNSQGIINQVDWQQYIHLVRNEALKLAVRLPNTIELDDLLQVGYIGLLDTIKRYDVSQGNTFATFAIPRIKGAMLDELRSRDWLPRQTRKKIKDITQAINQLEQKLGTTPNDHQIAEYLQLSISEYRKALLDSNCSQICSYDEMQKKLGDNIDAIVDHGEDSDPFSTIINDEIRDQIARQIDKLPEKEKMILALYYQEELNLKEIGKVMDISESRVSQLHSQAIKRIQSKVTL from the coding sequence ATGGATGATAGCTTATATAACTCGCAAGGCATAATTAATCAAGTTGACTGGCAACAGTATATCCATTTAGTTCGTAATGAAGCATTAAAATTAGCCGTTCGTTTGCCAAATACTATTGAACTTGATGATTTACTGCAAGTTGGTTATATCGGCCTGTTAGATACGATAAAGCGTTATGATGTATCTCAAGGCAATACGTTTGCCACTTTTGCTATACCGAGAATAAAAGGGGCAATGTTAGATGAACTCCGTAGTCGAGACTGGCTACCAAGACAAACTCGAAAAAAGATCAAAGATATTACTCAAGCCATTAATCAACTGGAACAGAAACTCGGTACCACGCCTAATGATCACCAGATTGCAGAATATTTGCAATTATCGATTTCTGAATATCGTAAAGCGTTGTTGGATTCAAATTGTAGTCAAATCTGTTCTTATGACGAAATGCAGAAAAAATTAGGGGATAACATTGATGCTATTGTCGATCATGGTGAAGATAGTGATCCTTTTTCGACTATTATCAATGACGAAATTCGTGACCAAATCGCTCGACAAATTGATAAGTTACCCGAAAAAGAAAAAATGATTTTAGCCCTGTATTACCAAGAAGAACTGAATTTAAAAGAGATTGGGAAAGTGATGGATATTAGTGAGTCACGAGTCAGTCAACTACATAGCCAAGCGATAAAAAGAATACAAAGTAAAGTGACGCTATAG
- a CDS encoding flagellin: MAQVINTNTMSLMAKNNLNNSQSVLGTAIERLSSGMRINSAKDDAAGQAIANRFSSNIRGLTQAARNANDGISLAQTTEGALNEINNNVQRIRELTVQAANGTNSQSDLVSIQNEIDQRLQEIDRVSKQTDFNGSKVLSEDKTLKIQVGANDGETIEINLKKIDSTELGLADFNVSDTPTADPLKTLDAALSKIDGLRGQLGAVQNRFESTVTNINNTVNNLSSARSRIEDADYATEVSNMTRGQILQQAGTSVLAQANQVPQSVLSLLQ, encoded by the coding sequence ATGGCACAAGTAATTAATACTAATACTATGTCTTTAATGGCAAAAAATAACCTGAATAATTCACAAAGCGTTCTTGGAACAGCAATTGAACGTTTATCATCTGGTATGCGTATTAACAGCGCAAAAGATGATGCGGCAGGTCAAGCTATTGCTAACCGTTTTTCATCAAATATTCGTGGTTTAACTCAAGCTGCTCGTAATGCTAATGATGGTATTTCACTTGCACAAACTACTGAAGGTGCATTAAACGAAATCAATAACAACGTACAACGTATTCGTGAGTTAACTGTTCAAGCTGCAAATGGTACTAACTCTCAAAGCGATTTAGTATCAATCCAAAATGAAATCGATCAACGTTTACAAGAGATCGACCGTGTTTCTAAACAAACTGATTTCAATGGTTCAAAAGTATTATCAGAAGATAAAACGCTTAAAATTCAAGTGGGTGCAAACGATGGTGAAACCATTGAAATCAATTTGAAAAAAATCGACAGTACTGAGCTTGGTTTAGCGGATTTTAATGTTTCTGATACCCCAACTGCCGATCCGTTAAAAACACTTGATGCAGCACTATCTAAGATTGATGGATTACGAGGTCAATTAGGTGCGGTGCAAAACCGTTTTGAATCAACTGTGACTAACATCAACAACACAGTAAACAATTTAAGTTCTGCTCGTAGCCGAATTGAAGATGCGGATTATGCAACTGAAGTTTCAAACATGACTCGTGGTCAAATCTTACAACAAGCAGGTACTTCAGTTTTAGCACAAGCAAATCAGGTACCACAATCTGTACTTTCATTATTACAATAA
- the fliD gene encoding flagellar filament capping protein FliD translates to MAMSILGIGSGIDLNEVLSQLESVEKTRLTPITAQQKAINAKISGFGKLKNALSSFNSATEKLQKKELFYSRASAGNDNYFTTTVNNKAALGNYAVTVDQLATSHSIATSAINDKNTNLGNDNETRTITIEQANGQKLEVNLSKDETSLESIANAINNAKVVNEDGTTSHSTMSAAIVRSGSDSYQLVITSKETGEQQAIKSISSDDEKLNKIIGFNHQQPDTSNMVEVAKAQDAKLTFNGVAITSASNTIKEVIEGVDITLKATTTTSQNLAITADNEKAETAIKEWVEAFNQLQSTISSLTQFTAKETNSDELSNNNGPLIGDSTLRNIDQSIRSIFAKGQSGEFSVLAQIGVNMDNKGSLTINENQLKKALSENSDAVATLFTGDGETTGIANEVFNKVSGFIDSEGMIDSATTGLNSTLKSLDKRYEQVNNSIEQTVERYRVQFTKLDVLISSLDSMSNYLTTQFEMMANMKK, encoded by the coding sequence ATGGCAATGAGCATTTTAGGGATTGGTTCTGGTATCGATCTTAATGAAGTATTAAGTCAGTTAGAATCCGTTGAAAAAACACGTCTAACCCCGATCACCGCTCAACAAAAAGCAATTAATGCCAAAATCAGTGGCTTCGGTAAGTTAAAAAATGCGTTAAGCTCGTTTAATTCTGCTACAGAAAAACTACAGAAAAAAGAACTTTTTTATAGTCGAGCATCAGCAGGTAATGACAATTATTTTACCACAACAGTTAATAATAAAGCGGCATTGGGTAATTATGCGGTGACTGTTGATCAGTTAGCAACTTCACACAGTATTGCAACATCAGCCATCAATGATAAGAATACTAATTTAGGTAATGACAATGAAACAAGAACCATTACCATTGAACAAGCTAATGGTCAAAAACTTGAAGTTAACCTGTCTAAGGACGAAACATCATTAGAATCCATTGCCAACGCCATTAATAATGCCAAAGTGGTTAATGAAGATGGGACAACTAGTCATTCAACCATGAGTGCAGCGATTGTTCGCAGTGGTTCAGATAGCTATCAATTAGTTATCACATCGAAAGAAACCGGTGAACAACAAGCCATTAAGTCAATTTCGTCAGACGATGAAAAACTCAATAAGATTATTGGATTTAATCATCAGCAACCCGACACAAGTAATATGGTAGAAGTTGCTAAAGCGCAAGATGCTAAATTAACATTTAATGGTGTTGCCATAACAAGTGCTTCAAATACCATTAAAGAAGTGATTGAAGGTGTTGATATCACCTTAAAAGCAACCACCACGACCAGTCAAAATTTAGCTATTACTGCTGATAATGAAAAAGCAGAAACGGCGATAAAAGAGTGGGTTGAGGCATTTAATCAATTACAATCTACCATTTCAAGCCTGACTCAATTTACCGCTAAAGAGACCAATTCTGACGAGTTAAGCAACAATAATGGCCCACTAATTGGTGATTCTACACTACGTAATATCGATCAAAGTATTCGTTCAATCTTTGCTAAGGGTCAATCAGGTGAGTTTTCTGTTCTTGCCCAAATTGGCGTTAACATGGATAACAAAGGTTCGCTTACTATCAATGAAAATCAATTAAAAAAAGCGCTAAGTGAAAATAGTGATGCTGTTGCTACGTTATTTACCGGTGACGGTGAAACTACCGGTATTGCTAATGAAGTATTCAATAAAGTCAGTGGATTTATAGATAGTGAAGGCATGATTGATTCAGCCACCACAGGATTAAATTCAACATTGAAATCGTTAGATAAACGATATGAACAAGTGAACAATTCAATTGAGCAAACCGTCGAACGCTATCGAGTCCAATTTACTAAATTAGATGTTTTAATTAGTTCATTAGATAGCATGAGTAATTACTTAACAACCCAATTCGAAATGATGGCAAACATGAAAAAATAA
- the fliS gene encoding flagellar export chaperone FliS, whose amino-acid sequence MYKLGSQAYEQVNLETCVSQASPHQLIVLLYDGALNAIKLAKLYIQKGNIAGKGMAISKAINIVDNGLKSCLDLEKGGEIAENLERLYHYISQQLVLANLYNDQDKLQNCFDLLNNIAESWREIAK is encoded by the coding sequence ATGTATAAATTAGGATCTCAAGCTTATGAGCAAGTTAATTTAGAAACATGTGTGAGCCAAGCCTCACCACATCAATTGATCGTATTGCTCTATGATGGCGCACTGAATGCGATCAAACTTGCTAAATTATACATTCAAAAAGGAAACATAGCGGGTAAAGGAATGGCGATATCAAAAGCAATCAATATCGTTGATAACGGACTAAAAAGCTGTTTAGATTTAGAAAAAGGAGGCGAAATTGCCGAAAATTTAGAACGCTTGTATCACTATATCAGCCAACAATTAGTACTGGCTAATTTATATAACGATCAAGATAAGCTACAAAACTGTTTTGACCTACTCAACAATATTGCTGAATCTTGGCGTGAAATTGCAAAATAA